AAGCGCTACACGTCGATCGAGTACGGCGGACGTGACAGTACTACGACGAACGGAGTAAGAACAGGTAATGCAACGTTCGGTCGTCATACATATCGCTCGCGGAGGTGTCTGCGATATGTACGGGGTTTCGGGCCACATGTGAACACTATCGAACGTCCGACGGGTCCTGCAAAAATTATAAATACCGGTGTCCGTATCATGAATAACGATGTTTGATAGCGAAGGGCAAACACGGAGGGACGTACTGAAGGGTGCCGCTGGTGTCGGGATGTTCTCGCTCGCTGGATGTCTTGGTGGCGGCGGCAATGGAGGCGGTGGCAACGGGAGCGGCGGCAATGGGAGTGGCGGGGGCGGAGGCGGAGGCGGTGGCAGTGGTCCGGTCCAGATGACGGTCGGTTCCTCGTCCTCGGGGTCGTCGACGTACGGGAACTCACAGGCGATTCAGCGGGTCGTCAGTCAACAGTCCGATTACCTCAGTTTCATCACCCAGGACGCGGGTGGTGACCCACAGTCGATTCGATTGTATGCAGACGGGGAGATCAACTCGTACTCCGCGGGGAACTACATCATGAATCAGGCGCTCACCGACACGGGGCCGTTCGAGGACGATTCGGTGTCCGAGTTCCCCCAGCTCGGGTTCGGTCACCTCTCGCTGAACCTGTACTGGATGGCTCTGGAGGACAGCGACATCCAGACGACTGACGACCTCCCCGGACGTGACGTGTACTGTCTCCCCGCCAGTTGGGGGTTGCGCGCGATGACCGAGGAGATGTACCAGGGCGCCGGCCTCTGGGAGGGTCTCTCGGAGAACGTGGTCAACGTCGAAACCTCACAGGCCGCGAGTGCGCTCGCCGAGGGACGCGCCGAGGCGTTCATCGTGTACACCTCGAACTTCACGCAACTCCCCTCCTGGGCGACGGAGATCGATTCACGCGTCGACGTGAGGCCCATCGAGATGACCGACGAGTACGTGCAGGCGGCGGAGGACTTCGCCGGCGCGGGTTACGCGGAGATCGACGAGTACGGCGGCTGGGAGCAGGACGTCGAGAGCGACTTCACGAAACACACCTGGACCGAAACGTATCCCTACTACTTCAGTCCGGAGCTTTCGGCCGACGCCGTCTACGACCTGATGGAGGTCTGCCACAACAACTACGAATCGATGCAGGAGGCGAACCCGACGATTTTGGATTGGTCTGACCCGGAGAACTTCACGTTCGCACTCGTCCACACCGACGAGATCCCCATCCATCCGGGAGCGGCCGACTGGTACGAGGAGAACGACGTCTGGGACGACAGCTGGACACGCGGTGACGAGTAAGCGCGGTCAGATCAGCCACCAATCTCTGGACAATGGTATATTCCACAGCAAACAAAAGCAGACTAGATATCGCCAACGACATCGTCACTGGATTAGCTATCCTGACCTGGTTCTGGATCCTGTACTACGCGTTCACACAAGGAATCCAGCGGATTCTGTTCACCGTCACGTTTCTCGGGTCGATCATGCTCGTCTACCTCGGAAACGAGCTCATCGAGGCGTACGAAGACGGGGACAGACTGAACTTGGTCGGTCTGGCCCTCTCGACGATCGTCACCGCCGTAACGACGGGATACATGATCGTGTTCTACCGGCCGCTGTTGCGTGTTCGCGTTGGTACGGCGTTGCCTCGTGAGTACGTGATCGCCGCTGCGTTCCTGCTGGTGATCCTGTACCTGTCGTACCGTGCCTACGGAGCGACGTTCCTGGCAGTGATCGTCGGCGTGATGCTGTACGGGCTCTACGGCAACCTCGCGCCGGGAATCCTGCGCCACGCGGGGTTCAGCTTCAATCGGATGTTGAACATCATGGTCCTCGACTTCCAGGGCGTCTACGGCTCCATATCGAGGATTATCGCAACCTGGGTCGCACTGTTCCTGTTGTACGCAGGGTTGATGCGCGGCTTCGGCGCGTTCGATCTCATCATGCGGATCGGCCTCCGGTCGGCGAAATACCTCCGGTCGGGCGTCGCCCTCTCGGCTGTGACCTCGAGTATCATCATCGGTTCGATCACCGGGAGTCAGGCGGCCAACACGGCGATCACCGGTTCGTTCACGATTCCACTGATGAAAGAGACGGGGATGAAGGGGGAGACGGCGGGGGGCATCGAGTCCGTCGCCTCGACGGGCGGCCAGATCATGCCGCCGATCATGGGTGCGGCAGCGTTCGTCATGGCCTCGCTACTCGGTATTACGTACCTCGAAGTCATCGTCGCCGGCATCATCCCGGCGATGATCTTCTATGGCGCCGTCACGATAGCCGTTCATTACAAGGGTATCGGACAGATCCAGGGAGGTACGGACAAGATCGACGTCGAGAGCCAGTTCGACGAACGCATGTCGCAAAAGGAGTTCACGCTCCAGTGCCTCCGGTTCGGGATCCCGTTCGCAGTCCTCGTCTACATACTGGGCGTCCTCCAGTATACGGTCCTCACAGCCGCTCTGTACACGATCATCGTGATGTTCGTCACGGGGTTCGGCTTCCCCTTGATACGGACGGCGGTGGAACGTGGAGACCTCCAAGCCGAGTTCGTCGGGTTGCTCGGCGACGCCGCGAATGGATTCCGGGAGGGTGCGATGATCCTCGCACCGATCGCCATCATCATCGCCGCGATCAACGGTGTTGTCGACGTGTTCACCGCGTCCGGTATTCCGGGGATCCTCTCGCTCGCGTTGCTCGACCTCTCCGGCGGGGTCATGCTCACAGCCGTCGTCCTCGCGATGATCATCTCGATCGTCCTGGGGATGGGCATGCCCACCGTCGCGGCGTACGTCATCGTGGCGGCACTCATCGCGCCAGCGCTGGTCCAGCAGTTCCTGGTCCCCGACCTCGCCGCGCACTTCTTCGTGCTGTACGCCGCGATCCTCTCGGGGCTGACTCCCCCAATCGCGATCGCAGTCGTCGTCGCGACGGGAATCGCCGACAGCGGCTTCTGGCGAACGGCTTACGAGGCGCTGAAGATCTCCGCCCCGATCTACGTTCTGCCGTTCGCGTTCATCTACAACCCCGAACTCGTCGTCGGGGGCTTCGGACTCGAGACGTTCCTCTCCGGTGTTATCGCCCTGTTGGGGGCACTGGGGATCTCCCACGGGCTCAACTACTACGGGAGGTTCTTCCACGGGAGTCCCGTCGTCGAGTACCCCGTCAGGGGCGTCTTCTTCGTGCTCGGGCTGCTCGCCATGGTCTACCCCGGCGAGATGGTCCGTGTGGGCTGTATCGTGGCCATCCTCGGACTGATGGCGGTCCAGCTCCAGAGACCGATTCGCGAGCGACTCAGCCGTGAGTCCGCGACCGACTCGGTCAGAACCGCCAAAGACTAATCCCTGTGTGAACCGTTCGACGCCTGTCTGTCTCGGGCGGCTATCACTCCTCGAGCAGTCGTGCGACGAAAAACGGATACGGCTCGAGCCAGCCGCGGTCGTAGTCGGCGTCGTACTCGACGGCCTCGAGTCCGACTCGGGCCCCGATCTCCAGGCCCGCGTACGACTCGTCGAACGGCGCGAGAAGCTTCGGCCCGTCGTCGAGGTCGACGATGCCAAGGACGATCTCGTCGTCGAACGCCGGGGCCGTGGCGTGTGTTCGCGTAAACGAGAACACGGTACCGTGCCCCGTCGTCTCCAACCAGTCCACATCGGTCGAGTGACACAGCGGACAGATCGGACCCGGCGGGAAGAATCGCTCCTCACACTGGTCGCAGGCGTGCACCAGAAACCGATCGTTTCGGAGGGCCTCCCAGAACGGCCGCGTATACGGCTCCACGGTCAGACCCCTCTCTCGAAGACGGTCGCAGTGACGCCATTTAGGTGTCCGTGCTCTGCGGTCGCGAGAGCACGTTCCGCGTCGGGTACCTGGTTCGATGCCGTGCCGCGAAGTTGCTCGACTGCCCCGACGTAGTTGAGTAGCGGCGTCACCATCGGGGGATGTCCCCGTCCGAGACAACCCCCGGATGGACTTATCGGGATCTCACCGTCGGGTGCCGTCCGTCCCTCGAGGCAGGCCTCGACGCCTTCCCCGCGGTCGACGAGACCGAGTTCTTCCGTGACGATCGCTTCGATGTGCGGGAACGGAGCGTACGGTTCGAAGAGATCGATCTCGGCGAGTTCGATTTCGGCACGGGCGACCGCTCCGGCCGCCGCGTGCCTGACGGCGGGCAGTTCCGTGACGTCGGTGTCTCGACTCATGAGGAAGTGACTCGGTGCGTGGTGGTAGCCGGTACCCGTGACGGCTATCGACGACTCTTCGTCGGCGGCGGCTGCCGTAAGGAGTATCGCAACCGCACCGTCGCAAGGAGCCGGACAGTCGAACAGACGGATCGGGTCGGCGATCGGTCGTGCCTCGAGTACCTCCGTCCGACTCACGCCCTCGGCAAAGAGCGAGTTTGGGTTCGAAGCGCCGTTCGCGCGATTCTTCACGACGATTTCGGCGAGATCCTCGCGATCGACGTCGTACTCGTAGATGTACCGTTGCATGCTCTGGGCATAGGCGGCCGGCACGGTCATTCCGATCGGAGATTCGAACTCGGCATCGAACGACTTCAGGATGTACTCGAAGTACGGTCCCGTTGTCTCGACGATCGAGTTTCGCTCGACCGCCAACACGAGCGCCGTCTCGACGGTTCCGTCGCGAACGTCAGAAACGGCCGCGTGAAACGCGTTCCCACCGCTTGAGCCTCCTGTCGAGACCTCGAGGGATCGATTCACGTCGAGCCCGAGTAGGTGCAACAGATACGTCGAAAAGAATCCCTGAGGCGTCCACGGTCGCGGAGCGGGCATGTACAGCCCGTCGACGGCGTCGAGTTCCAGAGATGTGCCTTCGAGAGCGTCTCGAACCGTGGTCAGTGCGAGATCGCGCTCGGGTATCTCGTACGTTCCGTTCGGTACGGCTCCGAACCCCGCAACGACGGGGGTGATATCTGTAGACATGCTATATGGCATCATTCGGGAGACGACCGTATACGTTTGCATCGACTGGCCCCCGGCCGACCGACTGCTCCATCGTCGTACTGTCCAGCCGAACGAAGTCGAACGACGGTGGATACCGCGGCGAACGCAGGACGAGTTTCCAGACGTCAATTCCGAATACGGCCGACTCACGGTGGGGAGACGTCGCTACTCGCGAATCTAGCGACTCGATACTGGCTCGTCGCCGTTCTGGCGACCGAAATAGTGCAGTCGTACCCTCCGTTAGAAGCCCGATAGCCGTCGATGCAGGTCGAGTGCGGCGACCACGTCCGGTGGCTCGTCTCGGGCTGCAAAGACCATCGCATCCGCGATCGTTCCCGGGTCGGTCACCCCGTGGGAGTCGAACCGCTCCCCGGAGACTGTGTCCGGTACTCGTTCCCGAATTCCGTCCGGTCCTCGGACGGGTCGATCACGTGACGCCGTCCTTTTCAGACCCAACCGACCCCGCGAGACCGTGCGCGAAGCCTCGAGTCCACCGCTCCGTCGCCGCATCCACCGCGCGCTCGTCTAACTCCGTCGC
Above is a window of Halomarina ordinaria DNA encoding:
- a CDS encoding TAXI family TRAP transporter solute-binding subunit, with product MTVGSSSSGSSTYGNSQAIQRVVSQQSDYLSFITQDAGGDPQSIRLYADGEINSYSAGNYIMNQALTDTGPFEDDSVSEFPQLGFGHLSLNLYWMALEDSDIQTTDDLPGRDVYCLPASWGLRAMTEEMYQGAGLWEGLSENVVNVETSQAASALAEGRAEAFIVYTSNFTQLPSWATEIDSRVDVRPIEMTDEYVQAAEDFAGAGYAEIDEYGGWEQDVESDFTKHTWTETYPYYFSPELSADAVYDLMEVCHNNYESMQEANPTILDWSDPENFTFALVHTDEIPIHPGAADWYEENDVWDDSWTRGDE
- a CDS encoding TRAP transporter permease, encoding MVYSTANKSRLDIANDIVTGLAILTWFWILYYAFTQGIQRILFTVTFLGSIMLVYLGNELIEAYEDGDRLNLVGLALSTIVTAVTTGYMIVFYRPLLRVRVGTALPREYVIAAAFLLVILYLSYRAYGATFLAVIVGVMLYGLYGNLAPGILRHAGFSFNRMLNIMVLDFQGVYGSISRIIATWVALFLLYAGLMRGFGAFDLIMRIGLRSAKYLRSGVALSAVTSSIIIGSITGSQAANTAITGSFTIPLMKETGMKGETAGGIESVASTGGQIMPPIMGAAAFVMASLLGITYLEVIVAGIIPAMIFYGAVTIAVHYKGIGQIQGGTDKIDVESQFDERMSQKEFTLQCLRFGIPFAVLVYILGVLQYTVLTAALYTIIVMFVTGFGFPLIRTAVERGDLQAEFVGLLGDAANGFREGAMILAPIAIIIAAINGVVDVFTASGIPGILSLALLDLSGGVMLTAVVLAMIISIVLGMGMPTVAAYVIVAALIAPALVQQFLVPDLAAHFFVLYAAILSGLTPPIAIAVVVATGIADSGFWRTAYEALKISAPIYVLPFAFIYNPELVVGGFGLETFLSGVIALLGALGISHGLNYYGRFFHGSPVVEYPVRGVFFVLGLLAMVYPGEMVRVGCIVAILGLMAVQLQRPIRERLSRESATDSVRTAKD
- a CDS encoding Zn-ribbon domain-containing OB-fold protein, with the protein product MEPYTRPFWEALRNDRFLVHACDQCEERFFPPGPICPLCHSTDVDWLETTGHGTVFSFTRTHATAPAFDDEIVLGIVDLDDGPKLLAPFDESYAGLEIGARVGLEAVEYDADYDRGWLEPYPFFVARLLEE
- a CDS encoding thiolase family protein is translated as MSTDITPVVAGFGAVPNGTYEIPERDLALTTVRDALEGTSLELDAVDGLYMPAPRPWTPQGFFSTYLLHLLGLDVNRSLEVSTGGSSGGNAFHAAVSDVRDGTVETALVLAVERNSIVETTGPYFEYILKSFDAEFESPIGMTVPAAYAQSMQRYIYEYDVDREDLAEIVVKNRANGASNPNSLFAEGVSRTEVLEARPIADPIRLFDCPAPCDGAVAILLTAAAADEESSIAVTGTGYHHAPSHFLMSRDTDVTELPAVRHAAAGAVARAEIELAEIDLFEPYAPFPHIEAIVTEELGLVDRGEGVEACLEGRTAPDGEIPISPSGGCLGRGHPPMVTPLLNYVGAVEQLRGTASNQVPDAERALATAEHGHLNGVTATVFERGV